A window of Roseburia hominis A2-183 genomic DNA:
CAAAATTAAAACAAGTTTTGGTTCTTCTCCAGCAGATCAAGTACCTCTGCCTTTGTTGCAAGCTCTTCAGAAAAAGCGGATGCACTTCCTGTACATACCCCCATCTGAAATGCCTTGTCATAGGTTCCATGCTCCAAATATCCTGCAAGAAAGCCTGCCACCATGGAATCGCCGGCTCCGACAGAATTGATCAGCTTTCCCTCCGGTGCCTCTGCCTGATACACCGATCCGTCCTCGGCAACAAGTACCGCTCCGTCTCCTGCCATCGAAATAAGCACGTTTCTGGCCCCCCTCTCCTGCAGTTTCTTCGCGTAAGTCACAACATCCTCTTTCTCGCAGATCTCCACGCCAAAAATCTCTCCCAGTTCGTGATTGTTCGGTTTAATTAAAAACGGGTGGAACGGAAGTACATTTACCAGAAGATCTCTCGTGGCATCCACCACAATTTTTAAATTCCTGCCCTGCAGATGCTTCATGATATCCATGTACATCGTCTGCGGCATCACATCCGGAATACTTCCCGCCATGACAAGTATGTCGCCATCCTTCAGTGCATCCAGCTTTTCATATAATTTATCAATATCAGAAGCAGCGATCGCCGGCCCCTGTCCGTTAATCTCGCTCTCCTGCTCTGACCGGAGCTTGACATTGATCCGCGTCATTCCCTTATCTACCGGGATAAATTCAGCATGAATTCCCTTATCAGCCACCAGCCGCTTCAGCTCCATGCCGGTAAATCCCGCATAAAAGCCAAGTGCTGTATTCTCAAAGCCAAGGTTCTTCAACACCATGGATACGTTGATTCCTTTTCCACCGGGGAAAATAATCTCTTCCGTGGTGCGGTTAACCACCCCGCAGGTAAACTTCGGAACAGTCACAATGTAATCTAAAGATGGATTAAATGTTAACGTATAAATCATTACCCAAGATCTCCTCTCACTCGACTTTAATGATATTGGAACAATCCTTGTATATTTCCTGTTTTAACTCTGTCGTAATCACAGTCGCTTTCTCAAACGGTGCGAACGTCACGCTCGATATCTGGGAAAACTTGCTCTCATCCGCCAGAATGTAACAGTCTCTGCAATTCTCCATGGATTTCCGTTTTACCATCGCCTCTTTTAACTCCGGTGTGGAAAATCCCCTCTGCAGGCTGACACCATTGGCTCCCCAGAAGCCTTTCGTAAAATTGTATTTATCCAGTGTAAAAACGGCTTCCTCACCGACGATAGCCTCTGTCACCGCCTTGAACTCACCGCCCAGGATATAGACCTTGCATCCATGCTCCGCCAGCTTTTTCGCATGGCCGATGGCGTTCGTCACAAACACCGCCTGACGGTTTGCAATGTAATCAATCATCCGTTCCGTTGTCGTACCTGCATCGATATAAACAAAATCTTCGGCAGTAATCAGTCCCGCCGCATAGCGTGCGATCTTATCCTTTGCCTCCCGGTTCTGCTCCTTGCGGTGAACCACTTCATCATCGATGGTACTGTAGACCGTATTCTTTAAAATCGCTCCGCCGTGTACCTTGACAAGCTGGCCGTTTGCATCCAGCGTATTCAGGTCTCTTCGCACAGTGGATTCAGAAGCGTCAAGTTCCGTCATCAGCTGCTGAACCGTCACACTCCCCATACGTTCC
This region includes:
- the pfkB gene encoding 1-phosphofructokinase; its protein translation is MIYTLTFNPSLDYIVTVPKFTCGVVNRTTEEIIFPGGKGINVSMVLKNLGFENTALGFYAGFTGMELKRLVADKGIHAEFIPVDKGMTRINVKLRSEQESEINGQGPAIAASDIDKLYEKLDALKDGDILVMAGSIPDVMPQTMYMDIMKHLQGRNLKIVVDATRDLLVNVLPFHPFLIKPNNHELGEIFGVEICEKEDVVTYAKKLQERGARNVLISMAGDGAVLVAEDGSVYQAEAPEGKLINSVGAGDSMVAGFLAGYLEHGTYDKAFQMGVCTGSASAFSEELATKAEVLDLLEKNQNLF
- a CDS encoding DeoR/GlpR family DNA-binding transcription regulator: MLTEERFAKILSILERMGSVTVQQLMTELDASESTVRRDLNTLDANGQLVKVHGGAILKNTVYSTIDDEVVHRKEQNREAKDKIARYAAGLITAEDFVYIDAGTTTERMIDYIANRQAVFVTNAIGHAKKLAEHGCKVYILGGEFKAVTEAIVGEEAVFTLDKYNFTKGFWGANGVSLQRGFSTPELKEAMVKRKSMENCRDCYILADESKFSQISSVTFAPFEKATVITTELKQEIYKDCSNIIKVE